GCGCATCGGCGCCGGCCTGCGCCTGCGTCATGGCATCGGCATCGTCGTGAACCCCGCGACCGTCATCGGTCGCGGGGTCATGCTGCGCCACGGCGTCACCCTTGGAAATCGCCGCACGGCCGACGACTGTCCCGTGATCGAAGACGACGTCGAGCTCGGCGTCGGTGCGGTGGTCATCGGCGCCGTCACGATCGGGAAGGGCGCTCGCATCGGACCGCACGCGGTCGTGACGCGCGACGTCCCCCCGGGAGCTGTGGTGTACTCGCCGCGGCCCGAGGTCCGTGAACACGCCGCCGTTCGGGGTGGCCGCTCGTGACCCGCATCGGTTACGCCGCCGGTGCGTTCGACCTCTTCCACGTCGGCCACCTCAATCTCCTGCGGCACGCCAAGGCGCGCTGCGACGTGTTGATCGCGGGCGTCGTGAGCGACGAGATGCTTCTCGAGGTGAAGGGCACCGCCACCGTGATCCCCACCGCGGAACGCGCCGAGATGGTGGGCGCCTGCCGGTACGTCGACGACGTGCACGTCGAGACCGTTCCCGACAAGCTCGACACGTGGCGTGAGGTGGGCTTCACTCACTTCTTCAAGGGGGACGACTGGCGCGGCACTCCGAAGGGTGTCGCGCTCGAGCGGCGCTTCGCCGAGGTCGGCGTGGAGATCGTGTACTTCCCCTACACGGCGCACACGTCGAGCACTCGGCTGCGCTCGGCGCTCGACGCTCTCGCCGCGCCCCGAGAGGCGCTCGTCTAGAACCCGGTTCCGAACGCGGCGAAGGGCGTGACGAGGCCCGTCTCCTCCGTCGCCATGGCGAGCGCCTCAGCGGGTTCCAGTCGCGCGGCGAGGCCCTCGTGGAGAACGCCGAGGAGCTCGCAGGCGATGTCGTCGGCGACGATCACGGGCGAGGCGATCACGCTGCGCGATCCCGCGTGCAGCCACGCGCGCGTCATACCGACCGCCTCCTCCCCCCAGCGGACCGATGAGCGTCCGACCTCGCACGCCGACAGCACAACCGTTTCGGGTGCGCGCGGGATCTGGTCGATGTCGTAGCCGAACAGGGTGCCGTCCGCGAGTGTCAGGCCGGAGAGCATGGGCGCGTACGCGGCGTGCTCTCCGTGCGCGACGACGTGCAGCACATCCACGTCGTCTGCGAGGGCGGCGACGTCGGCGGTCCCCGCCCGGTCGCCGCTGAGCATCCGTACGGACGTGAGCCCGGATCCGGGCTCACGCCGCTCGGCCGCCGCCCGCCAGGCAGCAGCTCCGCGCTCTGCTTCCTCCGCACCGCGTGCCACGTCCGGCCCCACGGCGAAGCCGGGAACAGGATTCGCCGCGCGCTCCTCACGCGTCCGCGCGTGGAACCATCGGGACGCGGAACGCGAGACGGTGACCACTTTGCCGCGCAGCTCCGGGAGCATCATCCACGGCACGCGACGCAGCTCCCCGGGAGACGTAATGACGACCCGCCGCGCGGCGCCCACCGCCGCAAGCGCGGGTTCGACGAGCATTCGCGAGATCTGACCGAGGCGCTCGTCGAGCGACGCACGCACGAGACGCGCGGCCGAGCCGCTCATCACGGCCGCGGCTTCGAGCTCCGTGTGAATGCCCTTCGTCGCGGCGCGGATCCGCTCCCACGGCAAGTCGACAATGACGGGCGCCGCCCGGCCGTTCACGGCGAGACAGGAGAGGCGGTTCGCGACGTAGACGAACGCGAGCATCGCCGTGTCGTCGTCGAGTTCCGAACGCACCTCGTCGAGGCTCGCACGGCGCGGCCCCACGGATCCCGGCGTGTTCGTCCACTGCCTGTCCGCGATCCGGTACCGCAACTCACGTACTCGCCTGTCGGCGAACCAGTCGGTTCCGGACAGCTCGCTGCGCAGGACCCGCAGCTCGGTGAGGTCGGCGGCAAGCTCGGCGTCCGGCGGCGGGCGCACCGGCGTGACCTGCTGGGTGAAGTGTCTAGCGCGCTCGGACCACTCGAAGAGCGTGTCCGGCCGCCGCGAGCGAAGCGCGCCGGCGACCCCCTCCATCAAGACGCCGGACGCGTGCATCGCGACGGAGGAGAGCATGTCAAGCGAGCCGAATGACGACTGCCACGCCGACAGCTCCGCGAGCCCCGCGGCTGCGTGCCGACGGGCGCCCGCGTCGTCTCCGCGCGCCGTCGCCCGCGCGGCATGCGCCTCGTGCGCGAGCAGCCGCACGTCGAGCGGGTCGTCGTGGCGGCGCGCGGGAAGTCGGGCCGGAGGTTGCCGCATCCGTGAACTCGCCGCGGCGGTTGCAAACGCGAGCGCGCGCGACTCGCTCGTGTAGCCGAAGCGTCGGAGAGCCCGACGCGCGCCGGGCGCCCGGTCATGCGCCGCCGCTCGAGTGCGTGCGTCGTCACCCGCCAGCGCGGCACGCAGGGCGACCGCGTCGGCGCGCGCCGCCCATGCCTCGCTGCCCAGCTTGCGGAAGCGCTTCGCGGCGGCGCGCGCCACGCGGCGAGCCTCACGGCGATCGTGGGTGAGGAGGGAGAAGGATAGCTGCAGTTCCGCCTCGGCGCGCGCCTGAGACATCCGCTCGGCGCCGAAAACCCGCGCGGCATCACGGAGCACGCGTTCGGCTTCGATGGTGGCGCCGGCCTCGCGGAGAACCTCCGCCCGGTCCGCGTCGCAGACAGCTTGCGCCACGGCCGATGCCGCGGCGGCGACGGGCCGGGCCTCCGCCATGAGCCGCAACGACGCGACGATGTCGCCCGCGAGATGAAGCACGTAGCCGAGGTTGTGGGTGGCCTGAGCCTGTCCGAGCTCGTCACCGGTCGCCTTGTAACAGGACGCGGCCGCCGCCAGGTCCTTCAGGGCGAGGTCGGTGTCGTGAACGCGCATCGCCACGACGCTCCGATTCAGCAGCACGTTCCCCAGCAGCTCGGGGAGGTCCGCGAGCTTCTCGATGGCCTCGTCGAGCGCGGCGCGCGCCTCGTCGAGGCGTGCGGCATCCAGAAGCACGGCGCCGAACTGTCCGAGGACGATGCCGCGCGTCTCCGCCGTGAGCTCGCGCAGCGCCAATGCCTCGCGACACAGAGCTTCCGCCTCGGCAGCCGCACCGCGGCGCGCGACGACGTAGGCGAGCGACCCGCTGACGCGAGCGCGCGTGTCGTCGCTGCGCGCGCGCGCCAGCGCGAGACGGAAGGTGCGCTCAGCGCGCGCGAAGTGCAGGCGATTGCCCTCCTCGAGTCCGCGCGCGTGCAGCACCTCGGCCGTCAACGACGTGCGCTTCGCTTCGTGGTCGGACCGCGGAGCGCCCGTGGTCGGTGTCGTCACCTCCATCGTCATCGTCGTGACCCGTCGTGAGACGCAAGCGTTTCGAGGGCCGATCTCGCGGCCTTCCGTGCGCGGCTGATCTGCTGCGCGCGTTCCGCACGAGCGGGCACGTCTCCGAGCGCGGCGGCGACGAGTCCGGCAGCATACGGCGCCGCGAAGGAGGTGCCGCTCCACGCCGCGAAGCCGCCGCGGTAGTCGTCGGGGCCCAGCGTCGCGCGATGTCGGCCGTAGCGATCGTCGCACGACGCCGCCTGCCGGCCGCCGTCGAAGTCGGGCGTCGTGCTGACGACCGCCGCGCCCGGAGCGTATGTCGTCACCCACGGCCCGACGTTCGAGAACAGGGCGACCGAGTCGGACGACGGGTTGAGCGCGCCGACGGCGACGTGCAACGCCGCCTTGTCCTGCGCGATGCCGTTGTCCGCCCCCGGCCACGCCCACAGCGACGCGGGAAACGTCGGCCGATCGATCGCGTCGTTGCCCGCCGAGCACACCACCGTGCACCCCATCTCGCGCGCAGCGCGCAGCAAATCCGAGAGCGTCGTGGAATAGAGGCCGTCCTCCGGCGTCTCGTGGTAATAGCCGAGCGACAGCACGAGAACATCGATCGCAACGCCGTCATCGTGACCGTCGCGTTCGCGCTGCAGGAGCGTGACGACGTCGGCGACCGTCTGCAGCAGGTCTCCCTCGTCCACGGTCCCGAGCGCATTCGCGAGGCGGAGTGACAGCAGGTCGGCGTCAGGTGCGAGCTGGCGCACGATCCCGGCGATGAACGTACCGTGCCCGGCTACCGGGTCGATCTCGCCATCGAGCTGCCCGTAGAGGTCCGCGTACACCTCCGGATCCGCGTCGTCCGTGAGCCCGATGGGCCTGCCGTCGAGTTCGGCACGCCGCCGGACGATCTGCTCGGGAAGCCATTCGTGCACGCCGCACCCCGTGTCGAGGATCCCGACCACGGGACGTCGCCGGGCGCGCTTCGGCTCGCTGCCGCGGAGCGGCCCGGCGCCGAGTCGAGCGATCGGCTGTCGAGAGCCGCGGCCGGGCCGCAGATAGTCTTCGGCGCCGAAGGGGTTCGTGCGCGTGAAGGGATTCGTTCGGGTGAACGGGTTCGTCGTCGTGAAGGGGTTCAGGCCCACCGGATCGACCGAGAGCACGTGTTCGAGCCCCAGGAACGGGACCGCCCAGTGCGCGACGCCCGCTTCCTGCGCGAGTCGCCTCGTCCGCTGCAGCACCCGCCAGGCGTCGGGCGCGCCGGGCACGATGGCGGCGTTCGGGTCGAGCGCCGTCGCGATCCGCAGGCGCAGCACGCCCGCGCTTCCGAGCAGACCCGGGGCGTCCGGGAGCAGCGGGGGCGGGGCGTCGCCGGGCGGGAGCGGGTCGCCCAGGAGGCTCTCGACCGACACGTCCCAGCCGAAGGCGCTCGCCGCGTCCGCTGTCAGTTCGAGCACCTCGGCGGCCTCGCCGGGCACATACGTCAGCAACAGGGTGTCGGAGCGATACACCGTCGGGTAGGCCCGGATCCCGTCGATCGGATCGACCTCGGGGTCGAGCACCTTTCCCGCCGGGATCGACCCCGACGCGCGATCTTGCCAGTCCCATCCCTTCGGTTCGGGGGTTTCATCGGACATGCGTGGTGCTCCTCCGCGTCACTGACTTCGTGTCGACGCGGGATCGCAGTCGATGGGGCTTTCCTGCAGCAGCTTCTTCAGCTTCGTCAGGCAGCGGCGCCGTGTGGGCCCGATACTGCCCACGGGCATATCCAGCTCCACGGCGAGGTTCTCGTAATCGGGCCGCACGGAGAACGCGACGACGCGTAGCAGGCGCCGACAACGATCGTCGAGCGTATGCACGGCCCGCCACAGGTGCTGTTCCTCCTCGCGCACGACGATCTCCTCCTCGACGGAAGCAGCGGGCGGCAGCCTTCGTTCGAGGTCGTCCTCTGACACGGAGCGCCTGGCGCGCCCCGCCGCGCGCCACGCTTCGCGGCGCACCGTCGTGATGAGCCATCCCGCCACGGCGGCGGGATCCTCGATCATGTCGTGCTTGCGCACGAGAGCGAGCCACGTCGACTGCACGACGTCTTCGGCGACCGACGCCGAGACGGAGTACGAGCGCGCAATGTGCCACAGCACGGGAGTCATCTCGCGCACGAGTTCGTCCATCGCGCGCGCGTCGCCATCGCGCCATCGCGCAAACCAGTGCGCGGCATCGCCAGAAGTCGGTAATGCAGTCATCGATGTTCCTCGAACACCCTCGGGGAAGTTCAGGCTCTGGCCTCTGCCGCACTCAGGGTAGTTGCACGATCCGCCATGGATACGGGCCCTGACGCCATTTTCAGGGCCCCATCATCGGCTTATCCTAGCGATCGAATGCCTGCCCGTAAAGAGTCGGTCTGACAATTACCTCAGAACTCGAACCACGGGGTGGCGACCTCGCGGATCCGGTCGGCGCCGCGCACCGCCATCCGCAGGTGGGTCCGGCCGCGCGCGACGCCGTCGAACGTGAAGCGCCCCGAGTTCGATACGTCGGCCTCCCACTCACGCTCGGCCTGCGCCAGGCGTGCCGCAACGACGGGCGGATCCGACCACCCGTCCACCCGACACCTGCCCTCACGCGATGTCACGCGCACGAGCACATTCGCGTGGCCGTCGCCGAATTGGAGGACGCTCTCATCCGCCGCCGCACGAACCGGCGCGCGCTCCGGGACCTCGAGCAGATCGAGGAGCGCGAAATCTCGCGAAAGGTCATCCACGGCAACCGCGGCAACCATGCGGTCCGCGAGGGTCACGGGAACGGGGTCCGAGAACTCCCACATCTCGCGGAGCGCATCGAGGAGGACTGCCTCGTCGTGTTCAGCCATGCGTCCGCACTCCCTGCTCGAGGCACCGCCACCTGCCACGCCGGGGGGTGTGCGCAGAGGCGTCAGTGCCGCTTACGGCAGATCGTATCAACTCGCGCCGGTGAACGGTGGCATCCGCACGAATCGCTTCCACGCAAGGCAGGATGGGGCCATGCCCCTGCCGCCGCTGCCCCCTGTCGCCGATGTGATGCAGACGCTGCACGTCGTGGCCCTTCCCCTGACCACACGCTTCCGCGGCGTCGATCACCGCGAGGCCGCCCTGTTCGAGGGCCCGGAGGGCTGGGCGGAATTTTCGCCGTTCGTCGAGTACGGCAATGCCGAGGCCACGACCTGGCTGCGCGCCGCGATCGACTTCGCCTGGAACCCGCAACCGACGCCGCACCGTACCCACATCGGCGTCAACGCCACCGTTCCGGCGGTCACGGCCGCCCGGGTATCCGAGATCCTCGACCGTTACGGTCCGTGCCGCACGGCGAAGGTGAAGGTCGCCGAGTCGGGGCAGACGCTCGATGACGACATCGCGCGTGTCGCGGCCGTGCGCGACGCGCTCGGACCCGAGGGTCGGATCCGCGTCGACGCGAATGCCGGCTGGAACGTCGACGAGGCCGAGCGCGCCCTCCACGCGCTTGCCGAGTTCGACCTCGAGTACGCGGAGCAGCCGTGCGCGAGCGTCGAGGAACTCGCTGAGGTGCGCTGGCGGCTGCGGAAGTGGGACATCCCCATCGCGGCCGATGAATCGGTGCGCAAGGCCGAGGATCCGATTGCCGTTGCCCGGGCGGGCGCCGCCGACATCGTCATCATCAAGGCGCAGCCGCTCGGAGGCGTGCGTGATGCCCTCGACATCGTCGAGCGATCCGGGCTCCCCGCCGTCGTCTCGTCGGCACTCGACACGAGCATCGGCCTCGCGCAGGGCGCGCACCTCGCCGCCGCGCTGCCCGCACTCGAGCACGACTGCGGCCTCGGCACGGGGGCGCTCTTCGCCCGCGACGTCGTCTCCCCCGCGCTCGTCCCTACGGACGGACGGATCCGCGTCGAGCGCCTCGTCCCCTCTCTCGACGCGCTCGCGGAGACCGCGGCGACTCCCGAGCGGCGCGCGTGGTGGGAGTCGCGGATTCGCTCCTGCTACGCGCGGCTCTGAGCCGCGTTCGGGCGCTCGAGGAGCAGTTCGACGACCCCGCTGAGCCTCCGCGTGCGCATCTCGGTCGCCGCGGCAGCGTCCAGCCCCGAGACTGCGGCGCGCGTGGCCGCATCCGTCCACACCGCGAGGATGATGACCGCCGCCGCACGTGAATCCGCGCGCAGCGCGAGACCCTTCATCTCGACGATGTCGTCCATCAGCTGCACGACCTCCGCGAGAATCTCCTCCTCCTGTGCCCGATAGGCCACCGCGAATTCCGCATCACGCATGGCCTTGATGCTGATCTCGTGCATGAGCAGGGTCGAGTGCCGGTCATCGCCGACGACGTCGAGCGCTCGGATGATGACGCTCGCATCCGTCGCCTGCGGATCGAAGCGATCCGCGGCGGTGAGATCCGCGACGCGCACCCGCACTCCGGCGACGCGCTCGCGCGCGACCTCGCCCGCCAGCTCCAGGAACATCTCGTCTTTCGAGGCGAAGTTCGAGTAGAACGCCCCGCGCGTGAAGCCTGCTCGGTCGCAGATGCGCTCGACGGACGCCTCGCCGAGGCCGACCTCGGCGAACACCTCGGACGCCGCGGCGAGCAGGCGCGCGCGCGTGGCGGCGCGGCTACGCGTGGCGGGCTGCGGCGGATCCACAGGGGGGCGTTCAGACACGACCATTACGATACACTTTCGTACTGGATACACTTCTGTATCGAGATCTCCGGAGGCCCCCACCCGTGTCCACCCTGCTCTCGTCCCTCGGACGCTGGTCCTTCCGCAACCCCTGGCGCGTTATCGGATCCTGGATCCTGCTGCTGCTCGTCGCCGGCGGCGCCGCCCTCGGGCTCGGCAAGGGCTTCGACGACTCGATCACGATCCCCGGCACCGAGGCACAGGACGGAATCGAGCAGCTCGAGCGCACCTTCCCGCAGGTGTCGGGCACGGCGGCACAGATCATCGTGGTCGCCGCCGACGGCGACAGCGTCGACGCGGCTTCCTATCGGGATCCCATCGAGACGGCGGTCGACGAGTTCAGCGAGTTCGAGACGATGTCCAATGCCACTTCACCGTACGACGAGGTCGTCGAGGGGCTCGTCTCAACCGACGAGACCGCCGCGATCGTGCAACTCCAGCTCGAGGGTCAGGCCACGACGATCTCGGACGAGGTCAAGGACGCGATCACCGAGCGCGTGCACGAGCTCGGTGACGAGTTGCCGGACGGGTCGACGACGAAGCTCGGCGGCGACCTGTTCAGCACGGAGCTGCCGGCGATCAGCGCGACGGAAGCGGTCGGCGTGCTCATCGCACTTCTCGTGCTCATCGTCACCTTCCGCTCGTTCGTGATGGCCGGACTTCCGCTGGTGACAGCGCTGATCGGCGTCGGCGTCTCGATGCTCGGCGTCGTCGCGGTCACGGCGTTCACGGAGGTTAGCTCGACCACGCCCCTGCTCGCGCTCATGCTCGGTCTGGCCGTCGGTATCGACTATGCGCTGTTCATTGCGGCCCGCCACCAGGACCAGGTGCGCGGGGGCATGGATCCCGAGGACGCGGCGGCGCGCGCGACGGGCACCGCGGGCAGCGCGGTCGTGTTCGCCGGCGTCACGGTGCTCATCGCCCTCGTCGGGCTCGGGTTCGCGGGGATCCCGTTCCTCACCGTCATGGGTATCGCCGCGGCCGTCGCCGTGGCGGTGGCCGTCGCGATCGCGGTGACGATGACACCGGCTCTGCTCCGCTTCGTCGGCCACCGCGCCGCTGGCCGACCGCGCAAGGAGCGCCCGCAGAAGGTGCGTCACGCCAGCTTCTCGCAGCGGTGGGTCAAGACGGTCACCGCACACCCGGTCGTCACCACGATCGCGGTCGTGGTCGGGCTCGGCGTCGTGGCGCTGCCGGCGACGCAGCTCGGCCTCGCCCTGCCGAACGCCGGGTCCCTCCCGCAGGACAGCGAGGCGCGCCAGGCGTACGACCTCACGGATCAGCACTTCGGCGAGGGTTTCAACGGCCCACTCATCCTCACCGGCTCCATCATCACGAGCACCGACCCTCTCGGCCTCATGGAGGATCTCGCGGACGAGGTCGAGCGTCTCGACGGGGTGAAGGAGGTCGCGCTCGCGACACCGAACGAGACGGCGGACACGGGGATCGTGCAGATCATCCCGGAGACCGGGCCGTCGGATCCGGCCACGAGCGAGCTCGTGCACGAACTGCGGGATCACCACGACGAGTGGCTCGACGAGTACGGCGTCGATCTGACCGTCACCGGCTTCACGGCGGTGGCGATCGATGTGTCGGCAAAGCTCGGGCAGGCGCTCCTCCCCTTCGGAATCTTCGTCGTCGGCCTCAGCGTCATCCTGCTGATGGTCGTGTTCCGCTCGATCTGGGTGCCGCTGAAGGCCGCCGTCGGGTACCTGCTGTCGATCGTCACGGCGTTCGGCGTCGTCGCGATGGTGTTCCAGTTCGGCTGGGGCGCCGATCTGCTGCACGTCACGAAGACGGGCCCGGTGATCGCCTTCATGCCGATCGTCGTGATGGGCGTCCTGTTCGGGCTCGCGATGGACTACGAGGTCTTCCTCGTCTCGCGCATGCGCGAGGACTACGTGCACGCGATCCGCCGCCGACCGGCGACGCGCGAGGTCGCCGTCGATGCCATCCGCACGGGCTATGCCGCATCGGCGCGTGTCGTGACGGCGGCCGCCGTGATCATGTTCGCCGTCTTCGCTGCGTTCGTCCCCGAGGGCGACATCAACATCAAACCGATCGCACTTGCGCTCGCCGTGGGCATCGCGGTCGATGCTTTCCTCGTGCGGATGACGCTCGTGCCCGCCGTCATGGCACTGCTCGGGAAACACGCGTGGTGGATGCCGGCCTGGCTCTCGCGCCGCCTCCCGAGCCTCGACATCGAGGGCGAGGCCGTCGAGCGCGAAGACCGGCTGGCCGACTGGCCCGAGCCGGACTCGCGCTCCGTGCTCGCCGCCGAGGATGTCACGATCACCGCGGACGGCGAGGCCCTCGTACAGGACCTGCAGGCGCGCGTCGAGCCGGGCGACGCCCTCGTGATCACGGCGACGGATCCGCGTTCTTCCCGCGCCGCGCTGCTCGCGTTCGCCGGACGCATCACGACTGACGAAGACAGTCGACTGCGGGTGGCCGGTCATCTCCTGCCGGGACGCGCATCGTGGGTACGCGCCCACGTCGGCGTCGCGCTGCTCGACGACTCTCCGGATCCCGAATCGGCTCTCGCCGAGGCGCTCTCCGGATCCGCGACGATCGTCGCCGTGAGCGGCCTCGATCGCGCCTCCGCGGCCTCCCTCTCCGCCCTGAGCGCGGCCCGCGAGCGGTCCACCGGATCCCTCACCGTCGTCGCGACCGCGGCCGATGCCGCCCGCGCCACCGACCTCCTCGACGACGCCGGCTGGTCCGGTGCGTCGGTTCTCGATGCCACGCCGCACGCCGCGGCCCGTCCCTCCGAGGTGATCGCATGACAACCTCCCTCGAACGCCCCACCACGAAGCGCCCCGTCACCTGGCTGACGATCGCGGGCCTGGTCGCGCTGCCCGCCGTTGTCGGCGGCGTGCTCGTCGCCGCGCTCGACGACCCGACCGGTCGCCTCGACAACATGACCGCGGCCATCGTGAACCTCGACGACGGCGTGGAGATCGACGGTCGGCTCACACCGCTCGGCCGCCAGCTCGCGGCGGGGCTCGTCGAGGGCTCCGACGACGTCGACAGCAACATCGAGTGGGTGATCTCGAACGCACAGGACGCGTCTGACGGCGTCGCCGACGGCACCTATCAGGCGATCGTGACGATCCCCGAGTCGTTCAGCACCGCGGCGATGTCGTCCGCAAACGCGATTCAGGGCGAGGAGGATCCCTCGACCGCGACCATCGACGTCGACACCGCGAGCGATGCGCTGATCTTCGACGAGGCGATCATGCAGCAGGTCTCCACGGTCGCCGCGGGCGAGATGAGCGCCATGCTCTCCGAGGCGACGCTCGAGAACGTCTTCGTCAGCTTCACGGACCTCGGCTCACAGCTGGGCGACGCGTCGGACGGGGCGACACAGCTCGCGGACGGCGCGGGCGAGGCCCAGAACGGGGCCGAGGAGCTCTCGGGCGGAGCGGGCGAGCTCGCGGACGGCGCCGGGGAGCTCGCGGGCGGGATCTCGCAGCTCGCAGGCGGGGCCACCGATGCCTCTGTGGGCGCGGGCGAACTCGCGGACGGCACCGCTGCGCTGGCGGACGGCGCGGCCGGGGTGGCGGACGGATCGAGCGCGCTCGCGGGCGGGGCGAGCCAACTGCGCGATGGCCTCGGGCAGCTCGACGCTGGCATCTCCCCGCTCGCGGAGGGCGCGACGCAGGTCGCTGGCGGCGTCGCTGCCGTGGACGTCGGGCTGAACGGGTCCGGCGACGAGCCGGGGCTCGCGCAGGGTGCGGCTTCGATTGTGGCGGCGCTCGGCGACATCTCCGGCGCGATGAACGGATCAGACGACCAGCCCGGCCTCGCGGGCGGATCCGCCGACGTGGCGGACGGCGCGGCCGAGCTCGCGACCGGGGCGCGGCAGCTGTCGGACGGGGCGACGCAGATCGCCGACGGCGTCGACGGACTGGCGACCGGGGCGAACGACCTCGCCGGCGGCGCCGGTCAGGTCGCGGACGGCGTCGACGGAATCACGACCGGCGCGAATGACCTCGCGGGCGGGGCGACGCAGATCGCCGACGGCGTCGACGGACTGTCCTCCGGCGCGAATGACCTCGCGGGCGGGGCGACCCAGGTCGCCGACGGCGTCGACGGACTGGCGACCGGGGCGAACGACCTCGCCGGCGGCGCCGGCCAGCTCGCGGGTGGTCTGGCGGAACTCGCCGACGCCTGCGACCAGGCGGGCGCGACGCTGGAGTTCTGCGAGCAGCTCGGCCAGCTTGTCGGATCCGCGCAGGGCGTCGCCGACGGCACCGCCGGGCTGGCCGCGGGCGCCGAGGACCTCGCTCCGGGTGCGCGCGGCGTCGCGACGGGCGTGACGGAGCTCTCAGCCGGCGCCGCCGACCTCGCCCCGGGTGCGCGTCAACTCGCCGACGGGGCGGCGGAACTCTCTGACGGGGCGGCACAGCTCGCCCCCGGCGCACGCCAGGTTGCCGACGGGGCGGCAGGACTCTCGGATGGGGCCGCGCAGCTCGCCCCGGGCGCACGCCAGGTCGCTGGCGGCACGACCGACCTCGCACACGGTGCCGAACAGCTCGCCCCGGGTGCACGCCAGGTCGCCGACGGGGCCGCGCAGCTCGGGTCCGGCCTGACCGAGGTCACCGACGGCGCGGCGCAGATCGCCGATGGAACGTCTCAGCTCGCGGGCGGCACCGCGCAGCTCACCCCCGGCGCACAGCAGGTCGCCGGCGGGCTCTCGCAGGTCGCCGGGAACACGCCCGCGCTCGTGGACGGCGCGGCGGCTCTCGCGACGGGAGCGGGCGACCTCAGCGGGGGCGCGGCGCAGCTTGCGGCCGGCGCGACCGAGGCCTCGACCGGAACGTACTCGCTCGCGGACGGCATCGCCGCCCTCGGCGATGGCGCGCGCGAAGCCTCCTCCGGGGCCGGGGCGCTCGGCGAGGGCGTATCCGCGCTCTCGGAGGGAGCAGCGGACCTCGGCGACGGCATCGGCCAGCTGGGCACCGGGGTGAGCGAACTCGGCGACGGTCTCGGCACCGCGGTCGATCAGCTGCCCACCTTCACCGACCAGGAGGCGTCCGATGTCGCCGCGAACGTGCGCGAGCCGGTCACGTCCTCCTCGAGCGGCCTGTCGATGTTCGGCGCGAGCGCGGTCCCGCTGCTCGCCGCGATCGTGCTGTGGTTCGGCGGCCTGGCGACGTTCCTCGCCGTGCGGCCGGTGACTGCCGCCACATTGACGTCGCGGCGCTCGTCGGTCGCCCTCGCGGCGCGTGGTTTCCTCCCCGGCGGCCTCATCGGCCTCGTCCAGGGTCTGCTCGTGGGAGCGATCCTCGTGTGGGTGGGCGACCACTCGACCGCGACGTCGTTCGCCCTCATCGGGATCTCCGCTCTCGTGGGCGTCGCCTTCAGTGCGGTGCACCAGGCGCTGGCGGCGGCCCTCGGCGGCATCGGCCGGTGGATCGCAGCGATGGCCGGCGCGCTCGCCGTCGCGGTCGGCATCGTCTCGGCCGTGCCGGGCGTCCTCGTGGGTCTCGCGGGGATCCTGCCGACCGCGCCCGCGCTCGAGGCGCTACTCGCGCCGACCACCGGATCCGCTGTCGGCGGCGCGATCGCCGCGCTCGTGACGTGGGCGGTCCTGGCCTTCGCCGCCACGACCCTCGTCACGGCGACCCGGCGCACCACCACTCCGGTCGCCCTCGCTGCGGCCTGACCGCCCGCGGGGTGCCCTGCTCCGGTCGCGCAAAAGCACCTTCGTTCTTGAACGAAGGTGCTTTTGCGCGACGGGAGTGAGGCGTGGGCGCGTCAGCTGATGCCCGAGTAGGCGTGGAGCCCCTCAAAGAACATGTTCACGATCGTGAAGTTGAACAGCACCGCGGCGAAGCCGACGATCGAGAGCCAGGCCGAGCGCGTGCCGCGCCATCCGCGCGTCGCACGAGCGTGGATGTATCCGGCGTAGAGCACCCAGATGATGAAGGTCCACA
Above is a window of Microbacterium faecale DNA encoding:
- a CDS encoding YhgE/Pip family protein, with translation MTTSLERPTTKRPVTWLTIAGLVALPAVVGGVLVAALDDPTGRLDNMTAAIVNLDDGVEIDGRLTPLGRQLAAGLVEGSDDVDSNIEWVISNAQDASDGVADGTYQAIVTIPESFSTAAMSSANAIQGEEDPSTATIDVDTASDALIFDEAIMQQVSTVAAGEMSAMLSEATLENVFVSFTDLGSQLGDASDGATQLADGAGEAQNGAEELSGGAGELADGAGELAGGISQLAGGATDASVGAGELADGTAALADGAAGVADGSSALAGGASQLRDGLGQLDAGISPLAEGATQVAGGVAAVDVGLNGSGDEPGLAQGAASIVAALGDISGAMNGSDDQPGLAGGSADVADGAAELATGARQLSDGATQIADGVDGLATGANDLAGGAGQVADGVDGITTGANDLAGGATQIADGVDGLSSGANDLAGGATQVADGVDGLATGANDLAGGAGQLAGGLAELADACDQAGATLEFCEQLGQLVGSAQGVADGTAGLAAGAEDLAPGARGVATGVTELSAGAADLAPGARQLADGAAELSDGAAQLAPGARQVADGAAGLSDGAAQLAPGARQVAGGTTDLAHGAEQLAPGARQVADGAAQLGSGLTEVTDGAAQIADGTSQLAGGTAQLTPGAQQVAGGLSQVAGNTPALVDGAAALATGAGDLSGGAAQLAAGATEASTGTYSLADGIAALGDGAREASSGAGALGEGVSALSEGAADLGDGIGQLGTGVSELGDGLGTAVDQLPTFTDQEASDVAANVREPVTSSSSGLSMFGASAVPLLAAIVLWFGGLATFLAVRPVTAATLTSRRSSVALAARGFLPGGLIGLVQGLLVGAILVWVGDHSTATSFALIGISALVGVAFSAVHQALAAALGGIGRWIAAMAGALAVAVGIVSAVPGVLVGLAGILPTAPALEALLAPTTGSAVGGAIAALVTWAVLAFAATTLVTATRRTTTPVALAAA